Proteins from a genomic interval of bacterium:
- a CDS encoding heme o synthase, with the protein MKSLLSSYVTLTKPTIMLLVIFTGATALLVEGSLIHEPVKFFLVLLGLYLTGGCANALNQYFERDIDARMDRTKKRRPLPMGDLSARHALIFSVSIGAIGVVIFAAVFNWLTAMLSLGTILFYSLFYTLYLKPNTSQNIVIGGAAGAMAPVGAWAAATGTMAVAPWIMFLIVFFWTPPHFWALALFCKDDYVKAKLPMMPVVKGDDSTLNQMFFYSIVLVAVSLGLIAFGGGALYAAVAIVLGAMFLKKCWDAKHTKTEKQIRGLFGFSIVYLFALFFAMILDRFVSNVL; encoded by the coding sequence ATGAAATCTTTGTTATCGTCGTACGTGACGCTGACGAAACCCACCATTATGCTGCTCGTGATTTTTACGGGAGCGACTGCGCTCTTGGTCGAAGGCAGTCTTATTCATGAACCGGTGAAATTTTTTCTCGTTCTGCTCGGATTGTATCTGACCGGCGGTTGTGCGAATGCGCTGAATCAGTACTTCGAGCGCGATATCGATGCGCGCATGGACCGCACGAAAAAACGCCGTCCTTTGCCGATGGGTGATTTGAGCGCGCGGCATGCATTGATCTTCTCCGTATCGATCGGGGCGATCGGCGTCGTGATATTTGCCGCGGTGTTCAATTGGCTCACGGCGATGTTATCGCTGGGCACGATTTTGTTTTACAGTCTTTTCTACACATTATATCTCAAGCCTAATACTTCCCAAAACATTGTCATCGGCGGAGCCGCAGGTGCGATGGCGCCGGTCGGTGCATGGGCGGCCGCTACAGGCACGATGGCTGTGGCGCCGTGGATCATGTTCCTGATCGTATTTTTCTGGACGCCACCGCATTTCTGGGCGCTGGCTTTATTCTGCAAAGACGATTACGTCAAAGCTAAATTGCCGATGATGCCCGTCGTGAAAGGCGATGACAGCACGCTCAATCAGATGTTTTTTTATTCGATTGTTCTGGTAGCTGTGAGCCTGGGTTTGATCGCATTCGGCGGCGGAGCATTGTATGCAGCCGTCGCGATCGTGCTCGGCGCGATGTTCCTGAAAAAATGCTGGGATGCGAAACACACTAAAACGGAAAAACAAATCCGTGGATTATTCGGCTTTTCAATCGTGTATTTGTTTGCATTGTTTTTTGCGATGATTCTTGACCGGTTTGTGTCGAACGTTCTTTAA
- a CDS encoding cytochrome c3 family protein has product MAQIFSKKANKVPLILVAAVTFGLVGAVGFLWYYGSPKFTDVGYRPKQPVPYSHKLHAGDLGMDCRYCHTGVEKSAVAMVPPTNTCMNCHKMVLTQSEKLLPVRESFASGMPVEWVKVHKIPDYAYFNHSVHINAGVGCESCHGNVAQMEVVEQKQPLSMGWCLECHRNPDMHLRKPSDITKMGWVPPKDQLAFAAQVKKEKHIAPPEDCSGCHR; this is encoded by the coding sequence GTGGCGCAAATTTTTTCGAAAAAGGCTAACAAGGTCCCGTTGATCCTGGTTGCAGCCGTGACGTTCGGACTGGTTGGTGCCGTCGGCTTTTTGTGGTATTACGGTTCGCCGAAATTTACCGACGTCGGTTATCGCCCCAAGCAGCCCGTTCCGTACAGTCACAAATTGCACGCGGGTGATCTCGGAATGGATTGCCGCTATTGCCACACGGGTGTGGAAAAATCAGCCGTCGCAATGGTACCGCCGACCAATACGTGTATGAATTGCCATAAGATGGTGTTGACGCAGAGCGAAAAACTTTTGCCGGTGCGTGAAAGTTTTGCCAGCGGCATGCCGGTCGAGTGGGTGAAAGTTCATAAAATTCCCGACTACGCGTACTTCAATCACAGCGTACACATCAATGCAGGCGTCGGATGCGAATCCTGTCACGGCAACGTCGCACAAATGGAAGTGGTCGAACAGAAACAGCCGCTCAGCATGGGCTGGTGTCTGGAATGCCATCGCAATCCCGACATGCATCTTCGCAAGCCCTCCGACATTACCAAAATGGGCTGGGTTCCTCCCAAAGATCAACTCGCTTTCGCCGCACAAGTTAAAAAAGAAAAACATATTGCTCCACCAGAAGATTGTTCAGGATGTCACCGATGA
- a CDS encoding TAT-variant-translocated molybdopterin oxidoreductase, translated as MKEKNTNKTYWRSLDELADTDEFKELVQREFPEGASEMSNPLTRRNFLSLMGASLAFAGLASCRRPVEKIIPYVVKPEEITLGLAEHYATVMPFGTRAYGVVVESHEGRPTKIEGNPKHPSSMGGTNSFIQASILGLYDPDRSKFPVNAGAQKTWADFVTAWRELYTQFGASKGAGLAVLSESFASPTMARLKAEFIKQFPQAKWVTYEPLSDENIYEGVKIATGKMLQPTYDYSQTQVILTLDADILYGENDNVMAARGFADGRRMKSESDSMNRLYVVESTMTVTGGMADHRLRLQNRQVGAFTAALAVALQSQGLNINVSGLTSSGSFDEKWINAVAKDLIKNGGKSIVVAGAGQPVGVHAIVTAINDALGNTGKTVTYRDMQDASVSNRTELADLVKAMNEANVLTLIMLGGNPVYNAPVDLDFATALSKVRTTIHLSSHVDETSKLTTWHIPQTHYLEMWGDARSTDGTVSVIQPLIEPLFGSTSPIEMLNLIATGRDVRGYEIVRETWQSLLKGLDFEKKWRLTLHDGLVEGSAAAGSTIKVDTKAIGQYVAANPFAGDAASSNDLEIVFVPSNASFDGRFANNGWLQELPNAITKISWDNLAIMSHKTAKEMGLHNNLKDGKYKQSMIRLEYQGRDLIMPVWIQPGQADYSITVALGYGRTDAGRIGNDIGFNTYMFRSSSAPYFDKGLKITKTDKTYLVACTQDHHGLDEETLAKQGVEERLPLIYREATLEEYKAKPDFASYKEVQPGLVPLMGKDGKPLSIYDSPVDYSKGYQWGMVIDLNACIGCNACTIACQSENNIPIVGKEQVGNGREMHWIRLDRYYRGDMDQPEMVYQPVACQHCETAPCEQVCPVAATVHDKEGLNTMVYNRCVGTRYCANNCPYKVRRFNFLDYNGGVSGFFQHDMPEILKMSKNPDVSVRQRGVMEKCTYCVQRISEGKIAAKKEGREVKDGEIMSACQQGCPTNAIVFGNINDPNSQVSQLKNHNRRYDLLAELNVRPRTSYLAKLRNPNPELEVKVG; from the coding sequence ATGAAAGAAAAAAATACGAATAAAACGTACTGGCGCAGTTTGGATGAACTCGCCGACACGGACGAATTCAAAGAACTCGTTCAACGCGAATTTCCCGAAGGCGCTTCGGAAATGTCGAATCCGCTTACGCGGAGGAATTTCCTGAGCCTGATGGGCGCGTCGCTGGCGTTTGCCGGACTGGCAAGTTGCCGCCGTCCCGTCGAAAAGATCATTCCATACGTCGTCAAGCCGGAAGAAATTACGCTGGGTCTTGCCGAGCACTATGCGACCGTGATGCCGTTTGGCACGCGTGCGTATGGCGTGGTCGTCGAAAGCCATGAAGGCCGTCCGACGAAGATCGAAGGCAATCCCAAACATCCGTCGTCGATGGGCGGAACCAATTCATTCATTCAGGCGTCGATTCTCGGATTGTATGATCCGGATCGTTCGAAATTCCCGGTGAATGCCGGCGCTCAAAAAACGTGGGCTGATTTCGTCACCGCATGGCGTGAATTATATACACAATTTGGCGCTTCGAAAGGCGCCGGATTGGCGGTATTGTCGGAATCGTTTGCGTCGCCGACGATGGCGCGTTTGAAAGCAGAATTTATCAAACAATTTCCGCAAGCCAAATGGGTGACGTACGAACCGCTCAGCGATGAAAATATTTATGAAGGCGTTAAAATCGCCACGGGCAAAATGCTGCAGCCGACCTACGATTATTCGCAGACGCAAGTCATTCTCACGCTCGATGCGGATATTTTATATGGTGAAAACGATAACGTTATGGCTGCGCGCGGATTTGCCGACGGCCGCCGGATGAAATCGGAATCCGACTCGATGAACCGTTTGTATGTCGTCGAAAGTACGATGACGGTGACGGGCGGAATGGCCGATCATCGCCTTCGCCTGCAAAACCGCCAGGTCGGCGCTTTTACAGCGGCATTAGCGGTAGCATTACAATCACAAGGTTTGAATATTAATGTCAGCGGTCTGACGTCGTCAGGTTCGTTTGATGAAAAATGGATCAACGCTGTCGCAAAAGATCTGATCAAAAACGGCGGCAAGAGCATCGTCGTAGCCGGAGCCGGACAACCGGTGGGCGTTCACGCGATCGTTACCGCGATCAATGACGCTTTAGGCAACACCGGCAAGACGGTGACGTACCGCGACATGCAGGATGCGAGCGTTTCGAATCGCACCGAATTGGCCGACCTCGTCAAAGCCATGAATGAAGCCAACGTGCTGACGCTGATCATGTTGGGCGGTAATCCGGTTTACAATGCACCGGTTGATCTTGATTTTGCCACCGCTCTCTCTAAAGTTCGCACAACCATTCATCTGAGTTCCCACGTTGATGAAACTTCCAAACTCACAACGTGGCATATTCCGCAAACGCATTATCTTGAAATGTGGGGCGATGCCCGTTCGACTGACGGAACGGTGAGCGTCATCCAACCGCTGATCGAACCGCTTTTTGGTTCGACCAGTCCGATTGAAATGTTGAATCTGATTGCTACCGGACGTGACGTGCGCGGATATGAAATCGTTCGCGAAACGTGGCAGAGTTTATTAAAGGGCCTGGATTTTGAAAAGAAATGGCGGCTCACGCTGCACGACGGTTTAGTCGAAGGCAGCGCGGCAGCAGGTAGCACGATTAAAGTCGATACCAAAGCTATCGGCCAATATGTTGCGGCCAATCCTTTTGCCGGCGATGCGGCTTCTTCCAATGATCTTGAAATTGTTTTCGTTCCTTCCAATGCCTCGTTTGACGGCCGCTTTGCCAATAACGGATGGTTACAGGAATTACCTAACGCGATTACAAAGATCAGTTGGGATAACCTTGCTATCATGAGTCATAAGACGGCGAAAGAGATGGGATTGCATAATAATCTGAAAGACGGCAAATACAAGCAGTCGATGATCCGCCTTGAATACCAAGGCCGCGATCTGATCATGCCTGTGTGGATTCAGCCCGGACAAGCCGATTATTCGATCACGGTTGCTCTCGGCTACGGCCGTACAGACGCCGGCCGGATCGGTAACGATATCGGATTTAATACCTACATGTTCCGTTCTTCATCGGCGCCGTATTTCGACAAAGGTTTGAAAATTACCAAAACCGATAAAACGTATCTCGTCGCTTGTACGCAAGATCATCACGGATTAGATGAAGAAACTTTGGCGAAACAAGGCGTCGAAGAACGTCTGCCGTTGATCTACCGCGAAGCGACATTGGAAGAATATAAAGCCAAACCTGATTTTGCTTCATACAAAGAAGTCCAGCCAGGTTTAGTTCCTCTGATGGGGAAAGACGGTAAGCCGTTGTCGATTTATGATTCACCGGTCGATTACAGCAAAGGTTATCAATGGGGTATGGTGATCGATCTCAATGCATGTATCGGCTGCAATGCTTGTACAATTGCTTGTCAAAGTGAAAATAATATTCCGATCGTGGGTAAAGAACAAGTTGGCAATGGCCGTGAAATGCACTGGATCCGTTTGGATCGTTATTATCGCGGCGACATGGATCAGCCGGAAATGGTATACCAACCGGTAGCATGCCAGCATTGCGAAACGGCTCCATGCGAACAAGTCTGTCCCGTTGCGGCGACCGTTCACGACAAAGAAGGATTGAACACCATGGTGTACAACCGCTGTGTCGGAACACGTTACTGTGCCAACAACTGTCCTTATAAAGTTCGCCGCTTTAACTTCCTTGACTACAATGGCGGCGTCAGCGGTTTCTTCCAGCATGATATGCCTGAAATTCTTAAAATGTCGAAGAATCCGGATGTCTCGGTCCGCCAGCGCGGTGTTATGGAAAAATGTACGTATTGCGTGCAGCGTATCAGCGAAGGTAAAATTGCCGCGAAAAAAGAAGGCCGTGAAGTCAAAGACGGTGAAATCATGTCGGCGTGCCAGCAAGGCTGTCCGACGAACGCGATCGTGTTCGGTAATATCAATGATCCGAACAGCCAGGTTTCTCAATTGAAAAACCATAATCGCCGTTACGATCTGCTGGCGGAATTGAACGTTCGTCCGCGTACGTCGTATCTGGCGAAATTACGCAATCCCAATCCTGAACTTGAAGTGAAGGTGGGTTAA